The following are encoded together in the Phaseolus vulgaris cultivar G19833 chromosome 9, P. vulgaris v2.0, whole genome shotgun sequence genome:
- the LOC137820874 gene encoding GDSL esterase/lipase 5-like, producing MRSPKLSLCFLVFLASYGISCCLSLGDVCRPKEHAALFVFGDSLFDVGNNNYINTTADYQANYSPYGETFFKYPTGRFSDGRVLPDFIAEYAKLPLIPPYLFPGNQRYVDGVNFASAGAGALVETQQGLVIDLKTQLSYFRKVSKELRQQLGNAETTALLAKAVYLINIGVNDYEISLSENSSNSHTAKKHVEMVVGNLTSVIKGIHEAGGRKFAVFNLPAVGCVPLVKGLVNGSKGSCVEEASALPKLHNSVLEMELGKLKKELEGFKYSYVDYFSISFDVINNPSKYGLKEGDVASCGSRKHRGNNSCGGRRAVKDYELCENPNQYVFFDSLHPTQATHHIVSQLVWSGNQSIATPCNLKSLFQS from the exons ATGAGAAGTCCAAAATTGAGTTTGTGTTTTCTAGTGTTTTTGGCAAGCTATGGCATAAGTTGCTGCCTAAGCCTTGGTGATGTATGCCGGCCAAAAGAACACGCAGCATTATTTGTGTTTGGAGATTCATTATTTGATGTTGGAAACAACAATTACATAAACACTACTGCTGATTATCAGGCAAATTACTCTCCATATGGGGAAACCTTCTTCAAGTATCCAACAGGCAGATTTTCTGATGGTCGTGTTCTTCCAGATTTCATAG CTGAGTATGCTAAGTTGCCTCTAATCCCACCCTATCTATTCCCTGGTAATCAACGATACGTTGATGGAGTGAATTTTGCATCAGCTGGAGCTGGGGCTTTGGTTGAAACCCAACAAGGACTG GTGATAGATCTAAAAACTCAGCTAAGTTATTTCAGGAAAGTCAGCAAGGAATTGAGGCAGCAACTTGGAAATGCGGAAACCACAGCTCTGCTTGCCAAAGCTGTTTACTTGATCAACATTGGAGTCAATGATTATGAAATCTCTCTGTCAGAAAATTCAAGTAATTCACACACGGCTAAGAAACATGTAGAGATGGTAGTTGGTAATCTTACATCAGTGATCAAA GGGATACACGAGGCAGGAGGGAGGAAATTTGCAGTGTTTAACCTACCAGCTGTGGGTTGTGTTCCATTGGTGAAGGGTCTAGTAAATGGATCAAAAGGGTCCTGCGTGGAAGAAGCTTCAGCACTGCCCAAACTACATAACAGTGTGCTTGAGATGGAACTTGGGAAGTTAAAGAAAGAACTAGAAGGATTTAAATATTCGTACGTGGATTATTTCAGCATATCTTTTGATGTTATAAACAATCCTTCAAAATATG GGTTGAAAGAAGGCGATGTTGCATCCTGTGGCAGTAGAAAGCACAGGGGAAATAACAGCTGTGGAGGTAGAAGAGCAGTGAAAGATTACGAGTTATGTGAGAATCCAAACCAATATGTGTTCTTTGACTCGCTTCATCCCACCCAAGCTACTCATCACATTGTTTCTCAGCTTGTCTGGAGTGGAAATCAGAGTATTGCAACCCCATGCAATCTCAAATCACTGTTTCAATCATAA